One region of Polaribacter pectinis genomic DNA includes:
- a CDS encoding lmo0937 family membrane protein yields MKTFLYTITILVVIIWALGFFVYAIGSLLIHLLLILAVICGIIGYKIKSATD; encoded by the coding sequence ATGAAAACCTTCTTATACACTATAACAATTCTTGTAGTAATAATTTGGGCCTTAGGCTTCTTTGTTTACGCAATAGGGTCATTACTAATTCACTTATTATTAATTCTTGCAGTAATTTGCGGTATTATTGGTTATAAAATTAAAAGTGCTACAGATTAA
- a CDS encoding helix-turn-helix domain-containing protein, producing MITINSKLNGLNLFFNKLQKQIGGTLNSSTGENILTINSKIGHGTIRSVSLEDGISLLEFNITANQDLQIDIDTNAGSHINFAYCSKGKVSHSFQKTGVTNTIETFQTSIISNIVSNKNTLTIFKGVETNTTIISVNTALNKRTPSKINAALKEAFITSKKEDYIYLGSYNLKIAENIKQLKAIDNEGIVKTLLRKGIVNLILALEIEQHKKDLISLETVTSSLTKSEMELIKDLTEYVNNYPDMDHRVSVLTRKVGLTAAKVQEGFKLMHGLTVCEYIRSVRLKKSEELIINTDLSISEIVYSLGFSSRSYFSKKFREMFNCSPSNYKKKNRLAVSA from the coding sequence ATGATTACTATAAATTCTAAATTAAACGGCTTAAATTTATTTTTTAATAAATTACAAAAACAAATTGGAGGTACATTAAATTCTTCAACTGGAGAAAATATACTTACAATTAATAGTAAAATAGGTCATGGAACAATTCGCTCTGTAAGTTTAGAAGATGGTATTAGCTTATTAGAATTTAATATTACGGCAAACCAAGATTTACAAATAGATATAGATACAAATGCTGGTTCTCATATAAACTTTGCATATTGTTCTAAAGGTAAAGTATCTCACTCTTTTCAAAAAACAGGTGTTACAAATACAATAGAGACTTTTCAAACAAGTATCATATCTAATATTGTTTCTAATAAAAATACTTTAACAATTTTTAAAGGTGTAGAAACAAATACAACTATAATTTCTGTAAACACAGCTCTTAATAAAAGAACTCCTTCTAAAATTAATGCTGCTTTAAAAGAAGCATTTATTACTAGTAAGAAAGAAGATTATATCTATTTAGGTTCTTACAACTTAAAAATTGCTGAAAACATTAAGCAATTAAAGGCAATTGATAATGAAGGTATTGTAAAAACGTTATTAAGAAAAGGAATTGTAAACTTAATTTTAGCATTAGAAATAGAGCAACACAAAAAGGATTTAATTAGTCTAGAAACTGTTACTTCTTCGTTAACAAAAAGTGAAATGGAGTTGATAAAAGACTTAACTGAATATGTAAATAATTACCCAGATATGGATCATAGAGTAAGTGTTTTAACTCGTAAAGTTGGTCTTACAGCTGCAAAAGTACAAGAAGGTTTTAAGTTAATGCATGGATTAACTGTTTGTGAATACATTAGATCTGTTCGTTTAAAAAAATCTGAAGAATTAATTATCAATACAGATTTAAGTATTTCTGAAATTGTTTATAGTTTAGGTTTTTCTAGTAGAAGTTATTTTTCTAAAAAGTTTAGAGAAATGTTTAACTGTTCTCCTAGTAACTATAAAAAGAAAAATAGGTTAGCTGTATCAGCATAA